A genomic window from Flavobacterium sp. I3-2 includes:
- a CDS encoding porin — protein sequence MKKVILLLLFALSSQSYAQVKITEDEEFKLSALPYYNYGKGLGMTSADSLFQFNIRFRMQNRITVYDFEGEETSYDAQIRRLRLRFDGYVGSPQFQYVIQLAFSTGDVGKVNDGDHLNLIRDAAITYKPNKNWNFIFGQTKIPGNRQRINSSGALQLTDRSINNASFNIDRDFGFQVYYLNEHKNKFSYNIKTALTTGNGRNVTDKDTNVALTGKLELLPFGTFTKGGDYFEGDLAREIKPKLMVSGGYHQNNGSWLDKGQQGKELFQARTLKNVFVDAILKYQGWSGMFAYMSRNAHDPITTRTNDVGQIETSYVYAGEGNDYQLSYTFPSKWEVIGRYSRQNVASEIYKLNVPNTKQFSLGVTKYIWEHAFKIQGEVTYDKLHFHDASTKNNWYFRFQIEMGI from the coding sequence ATGAAAAAAGTTATTTTATTGTTATTATTTGCTTTATCAAGTCAAAGTTACGCTCAAGTTAAAATCACAGAAGATGAAGAATTCAAACTTTCCGCGTTGCCTTACTACAATTACGGAAAAGGATTAGGAATGACTTCGGCAGATAGTTTATTTCAATTTAACATTCGATTTAGAATGCAAAACCGAATAACAGTTTATGATTTTGAAGGCGAAGAAACAAGTTACGATGCGCAAATTAGACGTTTAAGACTTCGTTTTGATGGCTATGTTGGAAGTCCGCAATTTCAATACGTTATTCAGTTAGCATTTTCAACGGGTGATGTTGGTAAAGTAAATGATGGCGATCATTTAAACTTGATTCGTGATGCTGCGATAACCTATAAACCAAATAAAAATTGGAATTTTATTTTTGGACAAACAAAAATTCCTGGAAATAGACAACGTATCAATTCATCTGGAGCTTTACAATTAACAGATCGTTCGATAAACAACGCGAGTTTTAACATCGATCGTGATTTTGGTTTTCAAGTTTATTATTTAAATGAACACAAAAATAAATTTTCTTACAATATAAAAACGGCGCTTACTACAGGTAATGGAAGAAACGTTACTGATAAAGATACTAATGTTGCTTTAACAGGAAAACTTGAACTTTTACCTTTTGGTACATTTACTAAAGGTGGTGATTATTTTGAAGGAGATTTAGCTCGTGAAATTAAACCTAAGCTTATGGTTTCTGGTGGATATCATCAAAACAACGGAAGCTGGTTAGATAAAGGTCAACAAGGAAAAGAATTATTTCAAGCTAGAACACTAAAAAATGTTTTTGTTGATGCGATTTTAAAATATCAAGGTTGGTCTGGAATGTTTGCTTATATGAGTAGAAACGCTCATGATCCAATTACAACAAGAACAAATGATGTGGGTCAAATTGAGACTTCATATGTTTACGCTGGCGAAGGAAACGATTATCAATTAAGTTATACATTTCCTTCAAAATGGGAAGTTATCGGAAGATATTCAAGACAAAATGTGGCAAGTGAAATTTATAAACTAAACGTTCCTAATACCAAACAATTTAGCTTAGGTGTTACAAAGTATATTTGGGAACATGCTTTTAAAATTCAAGGTGAAGTTACTTACGATAAATTACACTTCCACGATGCATCTACAAAAAACAATTGGTATTTCCGTTTCCAAATAGAAATGGGAATTTAA
- the prmA gene encoding 50S ribosomal protein L11 methyltransferase, with protein sequence MEPKYIAYHFTVEPKEVGVEILLAELGEKAFESFIETEEGLSAFVQESLWTEDILEDIYILDSDEFTISYTKEEIEQVNWNEEWEKNFDPIDVDGICYVRAPFHESKNAPYEIVIEPKMSFGTGHHETTYMMMKHLLAMDVIDMEVLDMGCGTAILAILALMKGAKHADAIDIDNWCYLNSIENGERNNITNMDVFEGDASILTQEPTYDLVIANINRNILLEDMHAYVKTMKANATILFSGFYTEDIPFIQAEAEKLGLDYVSQLERNNWVSLKFIKK encoded by the coding sequence ATGGAACCAAAATATATCGCATATCATTTCACTGTTGAACCTAAGGAAGTTGGAGTTGAAATTTTATTAGCAGAACTTGGCGAAAAAGCTTTTGAAAGCTTCATTGAAACTGAAGAAGGTTTGTCTGCTTTTGTTCAAGAATCGTTATGGACTGAAGATATTTTAGAAGATATTTATATTTTAGATTCAGATGAATTTACGATTTCATATACAAAAGAAGAAATCGAACAAGTAAATTGGAATGAAGAATGGGAAAAGAATTTTGATCCGATTGATGTAGATGGAATTTGTTATGTAAGAGCTCCATTTCATGAGTCAAAAAATGCGCCGTACGAAATTGTTATTGAACCAAAAATGAGCTTCGGAACGGGACATCATGAAACTACATACATGATGATGAAACATCTTTTAGCGATGGACGTGATAGATATGGAAGTTTTAGATATGGGATGCGGAACAGCAATTTTAGCTATCTTAGCTTTGATGAAAGGCGCAAAACATGCCGATGCTATTGATATTGACAATTGGTGTTATTTGAATTCTATCGAAAACGGTGAACGTAATAATATTACCAATATGGATGTTTTTGAAGGTGATGCTTCAATTTTAACTCAAGAACCAACGTATGATTTAGTAATTGCTAACATCAATCGTAATATTTTGTTAGAAGATATGCACGCTTACGTTAAAACAATGAAAGCAAATGCAACCATTTTGTTTAGTGGATTCTATACCGAAGATATTCCTTTTATTCAAGCTGAAGCTGAAAAATTAGGATTAGACTATGTGTCGCAATTAGAACGTAATAATTGGGTTTCATTAAAATTTATAAAAAAATAA